In Gemmatimonadales bacterium, one DNA window encodes the following:
- a CDS encoding isocitrate lyase/phosphoenolpyruvate mutase family protein codes for MSQMSERCRVFRRLHEAGCFLIPNPWDVGSARLLARLGFQALATTSSGFAWSQGRPDNAVSLDQALDHFREIARSVEVPVNGDFEGGFATEPADVAANVAAAVGTGVAGLSIEDSTGDPSNPLFDFALSVERVRAARRAIDASRSGVLLTGRSEGFIVGRPDLAETIRRLTAYAEAGADCLYAPGLRSRGEIGAVVAAVAPKPVNVLVGSELATVAELAAAGVRRISVGGALARVAWTGFLEAAKEIAERGTFTGLARAIPFSEINGAFASERP; via the coding sequence ATGAGCCAGATGTCCGAGCGCTGCCGGGTGTTTCGGCGACTCCACGAGGCCGGCTGCTTCCTCATCCCCAACCCGTGGGACGTGGGCAGCGCGCGCCTGCTGGCCCGCCTGGGATTCCAGGCGCTCGCCACCACCAGCTCGGGGTTCGCCTGGTCCCAGGGCCGGCCCGACAACGCGGTGTCGCTGGACCAGGCCCTGGACCACTTTCGCGAGATAGCCCGGAGCGTCGAGGTGCCGGTCAACGGAGACTTCGAAGGGGGATTCGCAACCGAGCCGGCCGACGTAGCCGCCAACGTCGCGGCCGCAGTGGGTACTGGGGTCGCCGGACTCTCGATCGAGGACTCGACCGGCGACCCGTCCAATCCGCTCTTCGACTTCGCTCTCTCCGTCGAGCGCGTCCGGGCGGCGCGGCGGGCGATCGACGCGAGCCGCTCGGGCGTCCTGCTCACCGGCCGATCGGAAGGCTTCATCGTCGGCCGCCCCGACCTGGCGGAAACGATCCGACGGCTCACCGCCTACGCGGAGGCGGGCGCCGATTGCCTCTACGCACCGGGTCTGCGTAGCCGGGGCGAGATCGGAGCGGTGGTCGCGGCCGTAGCTCCCAAGCCGGTCAACGTGCTGGTCGGCAGCGAGCTCGCCACGGTGGCAGAGCTCGCCGCGGCGGGGGTGCGGCGCATCAGCGTCGGCGGCGCACTGGCCCGCGTCGCATGGACTGGTTTCCTGGAGGCGGCGAAGGAGATCGCGGAGCGTGGAACATTCACCGGGCTGGCCCGCGCCATTCCATTTTCCGAGATCAACGGGGCCTTCGCTTCGGAGCGCCCCTAG